In Uranotaenia lowii strain MFRU-FL chromosome 2, ASM2978415v1, whole genome shotgun sequence, one genomic interval encodes:
- the LOC129742088 gene encoding pickpocket protein 28-like has product MMTHTIRARITSLVRKLWLEYCEENSISTIKFLITKNQGLIDRVWWMIWIVMAIILGVFSAISTYIKWMDNPVYISYATQLISVRQVPFPAVTICTTVQNRIDSFNLTDSATRFRQNVVLKDSEYINIRALAHVCPYVSDWISFNDKLSVSTVDILKKLAVNASDLLGGWMWANELYSSNTLWPETITDSGICFTFNAVAAENLYRLENLHNGFSYSGASGESNDWFRESGYRSDSNLDAHPKRALGPGIPFGLWLELFTFLKDEDLFCNGPSNGFKILVHPPDEVPTLDHSHYRLGLGDTMTLTIKPQTTTTSSALRSQSVQHRQCFFENERYLRFFKIYNQHNCIQECLANFTYSLCGCVKFSMPRSVDMRECDASEIDCYSGAHMEMYARTVGKINDHPCGCLPACTSLSYDVEISSQPFDVAATLNARGTKDYGIDYTLLRVNIKDKWILATIRQELMGFSDSVGNLGGLFGLMMGASLMSILEIVYFCLE; this is encoded by the exons ATGATGACACATACGATTCGTGCTCGTATTACCAGCTTGGTGCGAAAGCTCTGGCTGGAATACTGCGAAGAAAATTCCATCAGTACCATCAAGTTTTTAATAACGAAGAATCAAGGACTGATTGATCGGGTTTGGTGGATGATTTGGATTGTAATGGCGATAATTTTGGGTGTGTTTAGCGCGATTTCCACCTACATAAAATGGATGGATAATCCGGTTTACATAAGCTATGCGACTCAACTAATATCAGTACGACAGGTGCCATTCCCAGCAGTAACCATCTGTACCACGGTTCAAAATCGTATTGATTCTTTCAACCTTACTGACTCTGCAACGAGATTTCGTCAGAATGTTGTTCTTAAAGATTCGGA GTATATTAATATCAGAGCACTTGCTCATGTATGTCCATATGTTTCCGACTGGATTTCATTTAACGACAAATTATCAGTGTCGAcagttgatattttaaaaaagcttGCAGTGAATGCAAGTGATCTTCTAGGCGGTTGGATGTGGGCAAATGAATTATATAGTTCGAACACATTATGGCCCGAAACAATAACTGATAGTGGAATTTGCTTCACATTCAATGCAGTGGCAGCAGAAAATTTGTATCGCTTGGAAAACTTGCACAACGGATTTTCTTATTCTGGTGCTTCTGGAGAGTCAAATGATTGGTTTCGGGAATCCGGTTATCGGAGCGACTCGAATTTGGATGCACACCCCAAACGGGCATTAGGCCCAGGAATACCATTTGGACTTTGGCTTGagcttttcacttttttgaaaGATGAGGATCTATTTTGTAAC GGTCCAAGTAATGGATTTAAAATACTTGTTCATCCACCAGACGAAGTACCGACGTTGGATCACTCCCATTACCGTTTGGGCTTGGGCGATACCATGACCCTGACGATTAAGCCACAAACGACAACTACATCATCAGCACTGCGATCGCAGTCTGTACAACA CCGACAATGTTTCTTCGAAAATGAACGATATCtgcgttttttcaaaatttacaaccaGCATAATTGCATCCAGGAATGTTTGGCGAATTTTACCTACAGCTTGTGTGGATGCGTGAAATTTTCCATGCCAAGAAGTGTGGACATGAGAGAATGTGATGCCAGTGAGATTGACTGCTATTCTGGAGCCCATATGGAGATGTATGCTCGGACAGTCGGAAAAATTAACGATCATCCTTGCGGTTGTTTGCCAGCATGCACATCCCTATCCTACGATGTCGAAATATCCAGTCAGCCTTTCGATGTGGCCGCTACCCTCAATGCAAGGGGTACGAAAGA CTATGGAATAGATTATACCTTGCTAAGGGTTAACATCAAGGACAAATGGATATTGGCAACGATTCGTCAGGAGCTGATGGGCTTCAGTGACTCGGTGGGTAATTTGG